The following coding sequences are from one Triticum dicoccoides isolate Atlit2015 ecotype Zavitan chromosome 4A, WEW_v2.0, whole genome shotgun sequence window:
- the LOC119286324 gene encoding protein SMAX1-LIKE 3-like — translation MPLTTSLASTRRESGLATPGRFNNVRTYTSFLAKMRAGGCAVQQALAPEAASVVRQAVTLARRRGHAQVTPLHVATAMLLPPAPAGLLRAACLRSHSHPLQCKALELCFNVALNRLPTSGPAAMFHGGAHMQHHHHHRGASDAPALSNALVAAFKRAQAHQRRGGAGDGVQQTAAPVLTAKVELEQLIVSILDDPSVSRVMREAGFSSSQVKDNVEKAVSSASPSLERAANMTTTSSIKESRAKSAGGDDAMRVLECMASGTKRCLVVVGEGAEAAVKAVMDKVSKSELHHRHHERLKSVQFVPLSVTSFRHATREQVEAKTGELRALVCEARAAGKGVALVVEDLAYAADAWHKRRGEHVHGGHSQYYCPVEHAVMEVSGLVSGDSGSGGGRFWLLGFASRTVFMKCRVGQPSLEAVWGIHPLVVPDGGSLALSLSCTIEAQASQQAGRSITGWPLVNGAAITGESELTWCARTPSPEPNIPSWLRRYHDPYHTTPTSSSTSLQQLQDLWNPVRNWSATHHHTSELTLSFSSPTSPAASSLSGYNNNPMTMSSSKPCHPEPRKPWPPSNQGHDGPATRAEAIRDLPRWHNTEIAFPESITVQSNSPNGHGGGTADPERRRPKFTELTAENLKIMCGTLEDCVPWHIKDMAAGVASAVLQRRSGMARQRDTPTPSSTTWLLFKGSDRDGKKSMALEIAKLVFGSYNDFISMSSAGCTPVHSSSSSGELSGKRQRSPDYEHSCAQRFYEAIRENPRRVLMIDDVEQMNLESEIGIKKAIASGRARGCNGVEISLEDAIVVLSCEAFDSRSRASSPRVVKQKVICDEEYSGGVEKGVMKPPCFSLDLNEFASGDDEGHQEEEGLDSDVEICDVVDGVFFFRLPGDLSH, via the exons ATGCCACTTACTACTAGTCTAGCTAGCACAAGAAGAGAGAGCGGGCTAGCCACGCCAGGTAGATTCAACAACGTACGCACGTATACCAGCTTTCTTGCAAAGATGCGTGCCGGCGGCTGCGCGGTGCAGCAGGCTCTGGCGCCGGAGGCGGCGTCCGTGGTGAGGCAGGCGGTCACACTGGCACGGCGGCGCGGCCACGCGCAGGTCACCCCGCTCCACGTCGCCACCGCCATGCTCCTTCCCCCGGCGCCGGCGGGCCTGCTCCGCGCCGCCTGCCTCCGCTCCCACTCCCACCCGCTCCAGTGCAAGGCCCTCGAGCTCTGCTTCAACGTCGCGCTCAACCGCCTCCCCACCTCCGGACCCGCCGCCATGTTCCACGGCGGCGCGCACATGCAAcatcatcaccaccaccgcggCGCCTCCGATGCACCCGCGCTGTCCAACGCGCTCGTCGCCGCGTTCAAGCGCGCGCAGGCGCACCAGCGCCGCGGGGGCGCCGGGGACGGCGTCCAGCAGACGGCCGCGCCGGTGCTCACCGCCAAGGTCGAGCTGGAGCAGCTCATCGTCTCCATCCTCGACGACCCGAGCGTGAGCCGCGTCATGCGCGAGGCCGGATTCTCCAGCTCGCAAGTCAAGGACAACGTCGAGAAGGCCGTCTCCTCGGCGTCGCCGTCGTTGGAACGCGCGGCTAACATGACGACGACGAGCTCTATTAAGGAGTCCAGAGCGAAGTCGGCCGGCGGCGACGACGCCATGCGCGTGCTAGAGTGCATGGCGAGCGGGACGAAGCGGTGCTTGGTCGTCGTCGGCGAGGGCGCGGAGGCGGCCGTGAAGGCCGTGATGGACAAGGTGAGCAAGTCGGAGCTTCACCACCGGCACCACGAGCGCCTCAAGAGCGTCCAGTTCGTGCCGCTCTCCGTCACGTCGTTCCGGCACGCCACGAGGGAGCAGGTGGAAGCCAAGACTGGCGAACTCCGCGCGCTCGTTTGCGAGGCCCGCGCCGCCGGTAAGGGCGTCGCGCTCGTCGTAGAGGACCTCGCCTACGCGGCCGACGCCTGGCACAAGAGAAGAGGCGAGCATGTTCACGGCGGACACTCACAGTACTACTGCCCCGTTGAGCACGCCGTCATGGAGGTGAGTGGCCTGGTATCCGGCGACTCTGGCTCCGGCGGCGGAAGGTTCTGGCTGCTAGGGTTTGCGAGCCGCACGGTGTTCATGAAGTGCAGGGTCGGGCAGCCGTCTTTGGAGGCCGTCTGGGGGATCCACCCCCTCGTCGTGCCAGACGGCGGCAGCCTCGCGTTAAGCCTCAGCTGCACCAT TGAGGCACAGGCTAGCCAGCAAGCAGGAAGATCGATAACGGGGTGGCCCTTGGTCAACGGCGCGGCCATTACCGGCGAGAGCGAGCTCACTTGGTGCGCCAGGACGCCGTCCCCGGAGCCGAACATACCGTCATGGCTTCGCCGGTACCATGACCCATATCACACCACACCGACGAGCAGCAGTACCAGTCTTCAGCAG TTGCAAGATCTATGGAACCCCGTGCGCAATTGGTCAGCAACGCACCACCATACATCGGAGCTAACCTTGAGCTTCTCATCCCCTACATCACCGGCAGCTTCTTCCCTCTCCGGCTACAACAACAACCCGATGACGATGAGCTCGTCCAAGCCTTGTCATCCCGAGCCGAGGAAACCGTGGCCGCCGTCAAACCAAGGGCACGACGGTCCGGCCACAAGGGCGGAGGCGATTCGTGATCTTCCTCGGTGGCATAATACCGAAATCGCTTTCCCAGAATCCATTACGGTTCAATCCAATTCACCCAATGGTCACGGCGGCGGTACGGCAGACCCGGAGCGGCGGCGCCCGAAGTTCACGGAGCTTACCGCAGAAAACCTCAAGATCATGTGTGGCACGCTCGAGGATTGCGTGCCGTGGCATATTAAGGACATGGCAGCGGGCGTTGCCAGCGCTGTGCTCCAACGCCGGTCCGGCATGGCGAGGCAGCGAGACACGCCGACGCCGAGCTCGACGACGTGGCTGCTCTTCAAAGGGAGCGACCGTGACGGCAAGAAGTCCATGGCTCTGGAGATCGCCAAGCTCGTCTTTGGATCCTACAATGACTTCATCTCCATGTCATCAGCCGGCTGCACCCCGGTTCACTCCAGTTCGAGCTCTGGCGAGCTTTCCGGCAAGAGGCAGAGATCGCCGGACTACGAGCATAGCTGCGCACAAAGGTTTTACGAAGCGATCCGCGAGAACCCTCGCCGGGTGCTGATGATCGACGATGTCGAGCAAATGAACCTTGAATCAGAGATCGGCATCAAGAAAGCGATTGCCAGTGGAAGGGCGAGGGGTTGCAATGGCGTTGAGATCAGTCTCGAGGATGCCATCGTAGTGCTGAGCTGCGAAGCATTCGACTCGAGATCTAGGGCTTCCTCTCCTCGggtcgtcaagcagaaggtcatatGCGACGAGGAATACAGTGGCGGCGTGGAGAAGGGGGTGATGAAGCCGCCATGTTTTAGCTTGGATTTGAACGAGTTcgcctctggtgatgatgaaggacATCAGGAGGAAGAGGGATTGGATAGTGACGTGGAGATATGTGATGTTGTGGATGGTGTTTTCTTCTTCCGATTACCGGGAGATTTGTCACATTAG